The Cucumis melo cultivar AY chromosome 6, USDA_Cmelo_AY_1.0, whole genome shotgun sequence genome includes a region encoding these proteins:
- the LOC103483640 gene encoding uncharacterized protein At2g34160-like — translation MDSGTVVSEATPEVKNEIQNEEEKLLVTAPDSEVKEIAVLTEFKKKRNQIQVSNVKKPFFYYYNLSKRHIKQYNEVELSALGMAIPTVVTIAEILKRNGLAFQKNLTISSVSLKNGENGKLVMKPKIEIALVNAEKIKNISTAPTSEDS, via the exons ATGGATTCAGGCACGGTCGTTTCAGAAGCCACCCCTGAGGTCAAGAATGAAATCCAAAATGAGGAAGAAAAGCTCCTCGTCACTGCCCCTGATAGTGAGGTTAAGGAGATTGCTGTTTTGACCGAGTTCAAGAAGAAGAGGAATCAAATTCAGGTTTCCAATGTCAAGAAGCCCTTCTTTTACTACTACAATCTTTCTAAG AGGCACATTAAGCAGTACAATGAAGTTGAGCTTTCTGCATTAGGAATGG CTATACCTACTGTAGTGACGATCGCCGAGATTCTGAAGAGGAACGGGTTGGCATTTCAAAAGA ATTTGACGATATCTTCTGTCAGTTTGAAGAATGGGGAAAACGGCAAGCTGGTTATGAAACCTAAG ATTGAGATTGCATTGGTAAATGCAGAAAAGATCAAGAACATTTCGACTGCTCCAACCAGTGAAGATTCTTGA
- the LOC103483639 gene encoding ureidoglycolate hydrolase: MKVQCHITESIFEPEKRASILHYPDSESRLTGPFGRLSLRFNSLFLPPQSSLTMLPLLQLIALLLPFIFISSFSAALAHNHDDPAIRTMEAFSGYPVHEPSPHGFSNPITSLSVDADTLVKQIEELSTFSDSPAPSVTRILYTEKDVLARRFVKNLMGLSGLSVREDAVGNIFGRWDGSEPDLPAVATGSHADAIPFSGKYDGVVGVLGALEAINVLKRSGFKPKRSLEIIFFTSEEPTRFGISCLGSRLLAGSDALAKALETTVDGQNISFISAASFAGYLTDPARISTVFLKKGSYSAFLELHIEQGPILEEEGISIGVVTAIAAPASLKVEFEGTGGHAGAVLMPYRNDAGLAAAELALAVEKHVLDSGSIDTVGTVGILELHPGAINSIPSKSHLEIDTRDIDEERRNIVIKKIHESANEISKRRQVKLSEFKIINQDPPAHSDKSIVEAMVSAAKDLNLSHKLMISRAYHDSLFMARVSPMGMIFIPCYKGYSHKPEEFASPMDMSNGVKVLALTLAKLSLQ, encoded by the exons ATGAAGGTGCAGTGTCACATCACAGAAAGTATATTCGAACCGGAAAAGCGAGCGTCGATTTTGCACTATCCAGATAGCGAGTCACGGCTCACGGGCCCCTTTGGCCGTTTATCTCTTCGATTCAATTCGCTCTTTCTCCCCCCACAATCATCACTCACCATGCTTCCATTGCTGCAGCTCATCGCCCTCCTCCTTCCTTTcatcttcatttcttctttttctgcCGCCTTAGCTCATAATCATGATGACCCAGCAATCAGAACCATGGAGGCTTTCTCCGGGTACCCAGTTCATGAACCTTCCCCACATGGCTTCTCAAACCCCATTACTTCTCTGTCCGTCGATGCTGACACCTTAGTGAAACAG ATTGAGGAGCTTTCTACTTTCTCGGATTCACCAGCCCCATCAGTTACAAGGATTCTTTACACCGAGAAGGATGTATTGGCAAGAAG GTTTGTCAAAAACTTAATGGGACTCTCTGGTCTCTCTGTTCGAGAGGATGCCGTTGGTAACATATTTGGCAGATG GGATGGTTCTGAACCAGACCTTCCCGCCGTTGCCACAGGTTCTCATGCTGATGCAATTCCATTCTCTGGGAAGTATGATGGAGTTGTTGGTGTTTTAGGTGCTTTAGAAGCCATCAACGTCTTGAAAAG GTCCGGGTTTAAACCTAAGAGGTCTCTGGAAATTATCTTCTTCACCTCTGAGGAACCTACACGCTTTGGAATCAGCTGCTTGGGTAG CCGCTTGTTGGCAGGGAGTGATGCACTTGCTAAAGCCTTGGAAACAACTGTTGATGGTCAGAATATATCTTTTATCAGTGCTGCTAGTTTTGCTGGCTACTTAACTGATCCAGCTCGGATATCTACTGTGTTTTTAAAGAAAGGAAGTTACTCTGCTTTCCTTGAATTGCACATAGAGCAAGGTCCCATTCTGGAGGAAGAAG GTATATCAATAGGAGTTGTGACTGCAATTGCAGCCCCTGCTAGTCTGAAGGTTGAGTTTGAAGGCACTGGTGGTCACGCCGGTGCTGTACTGATGCCATATAG AAATGATGCAGGACTGGCAGCAGCTGAGCTAGCACTAGCAGTTGAGAAGCATGTATTGGACTCTGGATCCATTGACACTGTCGGTACCGTTG GTATCTTGGAGCTTCATCCTGGAGCAATTAACAGCATCCCAAGCAAATCACATCTGGAAATAG ACACTAGAGACATTGATGAAGAGCGTAGAAACATAGTCATTAAGAAGATTCATGAATCTGCCAATGAAATAAGTAAAAGGCGACAGGTCAAACTATCagaattcaaaattataaaccAGGATCCGCCAGCACATTCTGATAAATCAATTGTAGAGGCTATGGTTTCAGCAGCAAAAGATCTCAATCTCTCACACAAACTAATGATTAGTAGAGCATATCATGATTCACTGTTTATGGCCAG GGTATCCCCAATGGGTATGATTTTCATTCCTTGCTATAAAG GGTACAGCCACAAGCCAGAAGAATTCGCCTCTCCTATGGATATGTCAAACGGAGTCAAGGTATTGGCCCTTACCCTTGCCAAATTGTCGCTGCAGTGA